One window of Marinomonas primoryensis genomic DNA carries:
- a CDS encoding carbohydrate ABC transporter permease, whose amino-acid sequence MFPTPIEKRSLPFNVSYRVAVWISLFLWLLPLLAVLLTSARSTADINAGNYWGIPSEWMLFENYTMVFTETPMFRYLLNSILITVPAVIGAVALSTLAGYALAKFKFRGNVALFAAFIAGNFVPFQILMIPVRDLTIGMGLYDTATGLILFHIAFQTGFCTLFMRNFIVGLPDELIEAARVEGVSEWQIFWHVVLPLVRPALAALSVLIFTFIWNDYFWALVLVQSDEVRPITAGISALKGQWMASWQLIAAGSIIAALPPVILFFAMQRHFIAGLTLGATKG is encoded by the coding sequence GTGGATTTCACTGTTCCTTTGGTTGTTGCCACTGTTGGCTGTTTTGTTGACCTCTGCGCGCTCAACCGCCGACATTAACGCCGGTAATTACTGGGGCATTCCTTCTGAATGGATGCTGTTTGAAAACTACACCATGGTGTTCACCGAAACGCCGATGTTTCGGTATTTATTAAACTCCATTTTGATTACGGTGCCCGCGGTGATTGGCGCGGTGGCCTTGTCTACCTTGGCGGGTTACGCGCTAGCCAAGTTCAAATTTCGTGGCAATGTTGCTTTATTCGCGGCTTTTATTGCGGGGAACTTTGTGCCTTTTCAAATTCTGATGATTCCGGTACGAGACCTAACCATTGGCATGGGTTTGTACGACACGGCGACGGGTTTGATCCTTTTCCATATCGCGTTTCAAACGGGTTTTTGTACCTTATTTATGCGCAACTTTATTGTTGGTTTGCCCGATGAATTGATCGAAGCGGCGCGCGTTGAAGGCGTGAGCGAATGGCAGATTTTCTGGCATGTTGTGTTGCCTTTGGTTCGTCCAGCTTTGGCGGCGTTGTCGGTGTTGATTTTCACCTTTATTTGGAACGATTACTTCTGGGCTCTTGTGCTGGTACAAAGCGATGAAGTACGTCCCATTACCGCCGGCATTAGTGCGTTAAAAGGTCAGTGGATGGCGTCTTGGCAGTTGATTGCAGCGGGTTCCATCATCGCCGCGTTACCTCCGGTTATTCTCTTTTTTGCTATGCAACGACACTTTATTGCGGGCTTAACATTGGGTGCTACAAAAGGTTAA